In the genome of Hyphobacterium sp. CCMP332, one region contains:
- a CDS encoding tetratricopeptide repeat protein: MAKNTRKEQNEDLLENPEKVTSEKINKAEAFIENNRKLVTYIGGVIGALILIGWFAYGYYEDQSNEAQVEMFPAQFYFDKDSFNLALNGDGASLGFLDIANEYSWTEAGNLANFYAGVCYMKLGQYEDAIEYLSAFSANDWVLQARAFSLIADANMELELPGEAISHYKKAVNYEPNKSFTPTYMMKLALAYETMGDWSNAAEVYEELISTYPNASQIQDAKRFKARAETEAQRQAS; this comes from the coding sequence ATGGCAAAAAATACGCGTAAAGAGCAGAATGAGGATCTTTTGGAAAACCCGGAAAAGGTGACTTCAGAAAAGATTAACAAAGCTGAAGCGTTCATAGAGAATAATAGAAAGCTTGTAACCTATATAGGTGGAGTAATTGGAGCTTTAATTTTAATAGGCTGGTTTGCTTATGGTTATTACGAAGACCAAAGCAATGAGGCTCAGGTTGAAATGTTTCCGGCTCAGTTCTATTTTGATAAAGATTCCTTCAATCTCGCCTTAAATGGCGATGGGGCGAGTCTTGGTTTTTTAGATATTGCCAATGAATACAGTTGGACCGAAGCTGGAAACCTTGCTAATTTTTATGCAGGTGTTTGCTATATGAAATTGGGGCAATACGAAGATGCCATCGAATACCTGAGTGCGTTTAGTGCCAATGATTGGGTTTTACAGGCCAGAGCATTCAGCCTAATTGCTGATGCAAACATGGAACTGGAACTTCCCGGTGAAGCTATATCGCATTACAAAAAAGCCGTGAATTATGAGCCCAATAAATCCTTTACACCAACATACATGATGAAACTCGCCCTTGCCTATGAAACCATGGGTGACTGGTCAAATGCTGCGGAGGTTTATGAAGAGCTGATCTCTACTTACCCGAATGCGAGTCAAATACAGGATGCTAAAAGATTTAAAGCCAGGGCTGAAACCGAAGCGCAAAGACAAGCATCATAA
- the pdhA gene encoding pyruvate dehydrogenase (acetyl-transferring) E1 component subunit alpha — protein sequence MAKAKTSTKKSSSTSSKKSSAKKGFSKETQLFWYERMQLIRVFEQKSGQLYGQQKIRGFCHLYIGQEASAVGAATALDKEDKWITAYRDHGHPLALGTDPNAVMAELFGKATGCTKGKGGSMHMFDKEVNFMGGHGIVGAQVPLGAGIGFAEKYKKTKNLCICFMGDGAVRQGAFHEAFNMAMTWKLPVIFVVENNGYAMGTSVARTSNVTNLYQLGSAYDMPSFPVDAMKVDEVHNATSEAAERARKGDGPTFLEFRTYRYKGHSMSDPAKYRTRDEVEEYKKQDPISYVKDFILKEKTATEEDLKKIDKKIKDIVDEAVKFADESPWPEAEEAYKGIYAEEDYPFIIE from the coding sequence ATGGCCAAGGCTAAGACGTCTACAAAAAAAAGTTCCAGTACTTCCAGTAAAAAATCCAGTGCAAAAAAAGGATTCTCCAAAGAAACCCAATTATTCTGGTACGAAAGAATGCAATTGATCAGAGTTTTCGAACAAAAATCAGGTCAGCTGTACGGACAACAAAAAATCAGAGGCTTTTGTCATTTATATATTGGCCAGGAAGCCAGTGCCGTTGGTGCAGCCACAGCATTGGACAAAGAGGATAAATGGATTACCGCATATCGCGATCACGGCCACCCCTTGGCATTGGGTACAGATCCTAATGCTGTGATGGCGGAATTGTTCGGAAAAGCCACCGGATGCACCAAAGGAAAAGGCGGATCCATGCACATGTTTGACAAAGAAGTCAATTTCATGGGAGGTCACGGAATCGTTGGGGCTCAAGTTCCACTGGGTGCGGGAATTGGTTTTGCCGAGAAATACAAAAAGACAAAAAATCTTTGCATTTGCTTTATGGGAGACGGTGCCGTTCGTCAGGGTGCTTTTCACGAGGCATTTAATATGGCAATGACCTGGAAGCTTCCTGTAATTTTTGTGGTGGAAAACAACGGTTATGCCATGGGCACCTCGGTTGCACGGACTTCAAATGTTACGAATTTATATCAATTGGGAAGTGCATATGATATGCCTTCTTTTCCGGTAGATGCGATGAAGGTTGATGAAGTACACAATGCTACCTCGGAAGCAGCTGAAAGAGCTAGAAAAGGCGATGGCCCAACATTTTTGGAATTCAGGACTTACAGATACAAGGGTCATTCCATGTCGGATCCGGCAAAATACAGAACTCGCGATGAAGTGGAAGAATACAAAAAACAGGATCCGATTTCTTATGTAAAAGATTTCATTTTAAAAGAGAAAACAGCAACAGAAGAAGACCTTAAGAAGATCGATAAAAAAATAAAAGATATAGTGGATGAGGCGGTTAAATTTGCCGATGAATCCCCATGGCCCGAGGCGGAAGAAGCATATAAAGGAATATATGCTGAAGAAGACTATCCCTTTATTATCGAATAG
- the recF gene encoding DNA replication and repair protein RecF (All proteins in this family for which functions are known are DNA-binding proteins that assist the filamentation of RecA onto DNA for the initiation of recombination or recombinational repair.) — protein sequence MHLKTLILENFKNYNTTEMEFVKGINCVVGPNGSGKTNLLDAIHMLSMTKSAFNYIDQDLIRKDQHYMRLLADLIKVKEEKIEIRLKQKEKKQVFWNDNEYEKLSHHIGKMPLVLISPNDTDIIRQGSEGRRRFFDSMISTIKPDYLKALSEYQKILRQRNALLKQMAEKKSKSFSLLEIYDEQLIPLNQFINRGRSELIKSHEKDFQNFYSILSDKKEKLQWVYESKAGEKDFRDKFKNSLERDLIFQRTNVGIHKDDYEFFIDGKQVKKYASQGQQKSTVLALKLIQFIVFKNHFNYSPILLLDDIFDKLDSGRMERLMSIISKQDFIQIFVSDAHPERSIEIFNKSNADIRIFEIENGEVKNVR from the coding sequence ATGCACCTTAAAACACTCATCCTCGAAAACTTTAAGAACTACAATACCACAGAGATGGAATTTGTAAAAGGGATCAATTGTGTGGTAGGGCCAAACGGCAGCGGTAAAACCAATTTGCTCGATGCCATCCACATGCTTTCTATGACCAAGAGCGCTTTTAACTATATCGACCAGGATTTGATTCGAAAAGATCAGCACTACATGCGATTGCTCGCAGATTTGATAAAAGTGAAAGAGGAAAAAATAGAAATCAGATTAAAACAAAAGGAAAAGAAGCAGGTCTTTTGGAATGATAACGAATACGAAAAACTTAGCCATCACATTGGCAAAATGCCTCTGGTTCTTATTTCACCTAATGATACCGATATTATCCGACAGGGAAGCGAGGGGCGAAGACGCTTTTTTGATTCGATGATTTCAACGATTAAGCCCGATTACTTAAAGGCATTGTCAGAATATCAGAAAATTCTAAGACAGAGAAATGCATTGCTTAAACAGATGGCAGAAAAAAAGAGCAAATCATTTTCACTTCTGGAAATATACGATGAACAACTGATCCCCTTAAATCAATTCATCAATAGGGGCAGATCGGAATTGATAAAAAGCCATGAAAAAGATTTTCAAAATTTCTATTCGATTTTAAGCGATAAAAAAGAAAAGTTACAATGGGTGTATGAATCAAAAGCCGGGGAGAAAGATTTTAGAGATAAATTTAAAAATAGCCTTGAACGCGATTTGATATTTCAAAGAACCAATGTAGGAATCCATAAAGATGACTATGAATTTTTTATAGATGGGAAACAGGTTAAGAAATACGCATCTCAAGGTCAGCAAAAATCAACGGTATTGGCATTAAAGCTTATACAATTTATCGTTTTCAAAAATCATTTTAACTATTCACCAATACTCTTACTCGATGATATCTTTGACAAACTGGATTCAGGAAGAATGGAAAGACTCATGTCCATCATCTCAAAACAGGATTTCATACAGATTTTTGTAAGCGACGCACATCCGGAAAGAAGTATCGAGATATTTAATAAATCAAATGCCGATATTCGTATCTTCGAAATTGAAAATGGCGAGGTAAAAAATGTCAGATAG
- a CDS encoding DUF721 domain-containing protein, with the protein MSDRERGKVHSVKESIDEFLDKYALRESYNLSEIKTLWTGVMGQTVAKRTSNFFFRDQKLMVQIDSAALKHQLHMNRSNIREKLNKAIGKEYIAEVVIL; encoded by the coding sequence ATGTCAGATAGGGAAAGAGGTAAAGTTCATAGTGTTAAGGAATCCATTGATGAGTTTTTGGATAAATACGCATTGCGCGAATCCTATAACCTCAGCGAAATAAAAACACTCTGGACCGGTGTAATGGGACAAACCGTAGCCAAAAGAACCAGTAATTTCTTTTTCCGTGATCAAAAGTTAATGGTGCAAATTGATTCTGCCGCCTTGAAACACCAGCTTCATATGAACCGCAGTAATATTCGCGAAAAACTCAATAAGGCAATTGGAAAAGAATACATTGCCGAAGTCGTGATACTATAA
- the mazG gene encoding nucleoside triphosphate pyrophosphohydrolase has product MPPIQNIPKPDTRREQKLKAFDRLLSIMDELRENCPWDKKQTLESLRHVSIEEVYELGDSILDNDLDAVEGELGDLMLHIVFYARIGSEKNAFDIESILNKISDKLIKRHPHIYGNVKADDEAAVKANWEEIKLKEKGNKGVLAGVPSSLPAMVKAHRIQDKARGVGFDWEERKQVWEKVEEEMQEFKNEFNAEESDSFDRERAEGEFGDLLFSLINYARFIDINPEDALEKTNKKFIKRFNHLEKESKKLGKALKDMTLSEMDAIWNEAKKL; this is encoded by the coding sequence ATGCCGCCAATTCAGAATATTCCAAAACCCGATACAAGAAGAGAACAAAAATTAAAAGCTTTTGACAGGCTCCTGAGCATTATGGATGAGTTGAGAGAAAATTGTCCCTGGGATAAAAAGCAAACGCTCGAAAGTTTGAGACATGTCTCTATTGAAGAAGTGTATGAGTTGGGCGACAGCATTTTGGACAATGACCTTGATGCAGTTGAAGGCGAGCTGGGTGATTTGATGCTACACATCGTTTTCTATGCGAGAATCGGAAGTGAAAAAAATGCATTTGATATAGAAAGCATACTGAATAAAATTTCTGATAAATTAATAAAGCGACATCCGCATATTTATGGAAATGTTAAAGCCGATGATGAAGCGGCCGTAAAAGCCAATTGGGAGGAAATTAAATTAAAGGAAAAGGGAAATAAAGGCGTACTCGCCGGAGTACCTTCCAGTTTGCCGGCCATGGTTAAAGCACATAGAATTCAGGATAAAGCCAGAGGTGTTGGTTTTGACTGGGAAGAACGCAAACAGGTTTGGGAAAAGGTGGAAGAAGAAATGCAGGAATTTAAAAATGAGTTTAATGCCGAAGAGAGCGATTCATTCGACCGTGAAAGAGCAGAAGGCGAGTTTGGCGACCTCTTATTTTCGCTGATCAATTACGCGCGATTTATTGATATCAACCCAGAAGATGCATTGGAAAAAACCAATAAGAAATTTATAAAGCGTTTTAATCATCTTGAAAAAGAAAGCAAGAAACTAGGCAAAGCATTAAAGGATATGACACTTTCGGAAATGGATGCCATCTGGAACGAAGCCAAAAAATTATAG
- a CDS encoding T9SS type A sorting domain-containing protein, which yields MKRVFYVLFVAVLATQLRASHLITTHIQISHLQNFDYELKVVLYTDPQAIPAPQSISVSSYQRQGATFIQSFNLSKDTSYTSPSSNVGCPPTLYDYDMNVYTSQINLSASTYNHAGGYLFQYNNCCRSGGIHNIQNPTSSGSSGLLLFPPVVDGSGNQIINSSPVLNDPVNEVIVNQHPFYNFYGGFDPDGDSIAYHLYTPFGGNTVSAGTVNPISSPYPDPSTQVAPVNWAIGYSIDDQIHGMGTNPSSNRFQIDPLSGMANLYADENSPGYVIVGIWSQEFRNGQLIGSTFRDFVYFVSDSVLTPNNPPDLSVQTQSLASWNGDTLEFSGSPVCVQVEVTDQDDIADISLIVRQSDYDESDYNFVQSSAILQGQDTFITALCFQPDSFLSYPSKVVLVAMDNKCYESAFDTLDFYIRFNSYSNAGSGGNVSIPITPTLGNLALYSYLGGSPNPGGTWLDLDNSGLISNGIFDASSINSDITYRVAYIDQQPNYPPDTAYLTLNFVYPNSIEDHYKTTIEVYPNPANDVLTISVLSENTAFEIVDIQGRKVRSKLISTEQNTVNTAGLKDGLYFYQCQNQRGKFLIQR from the coding sequence ATGAAAAGAGTTTTTTACGTACTATTTGTTGCCGTATTGGCAACGCAGTTAAGAGCAAGCCATTTAATAACTACACATATTCAAATTTCACATCTGCAAAATTTTGATTACGAACTAAAAGTAGTTTTATACACAGATCCGCAGGCAATTCCGGCACCACAATCAATTTCGGTTTCATCCTATCAAAGACAGGGAGCTACATTTATTCAATCCTTCAATCTTTCAAAAGACACATCTTATACCAGTCCCAGCTCAAATGTAGGCTGCCCGCCCACACTTTACGATTACGATATGAATGTGTATACAAGCCAGATAAATTTATCGGCAAGCACTTATAATCATGCCGGAGGCTATTTATTTCAATATAATAATTGCTGCCGATCCGGAGGGATTCACAATATTCAAAACCCAACTTCAAGCGGTTCTTCGGGGCTATTGCTTTTTCCACCTGTTGTAGATGGTTCGGGAAATCAGATTATTAACAGCAGTCCTGTCTTGAATGACCCTGTTAATGAAGTTATCGTAAATCAGCATCCTTTTTATAATTTTTATGGGGGCTTTGATCCCGATGGCGACTCAATTGCCTATCATTTATATACGCCATTCGGTGGAAATACGGTAAGTGCTGGTACAGTCAACCCCATTTCTTCGCCCTATCCCGATCCAAGTACACAGGTTGCTCCGGTAAATTGGGCAATTGGTTATTCCATAGACGATCAAATACACGGAATGGGAACCAATCCATCCTCTAACCGATTTCAAATTGACCCCCTAAGCGGAATGGCAAATTTATATGCCGATGAAAACTCACCCGGATATGTGATCGTAGGAATTTGGAGTCAGGAATTTAGAAACGGGCAATTGATCGGAAGTACTTTCAGAGATTTTGTCTATTTCGTTTCAGATTCAGTACTTACTCCCAATAACCCGCCCGATTTAAGTGTACAAACACAAAGTTTGGCCTCATGGAATGGAGATACTCTGGAATTTAGCGGATCACCGGTATGTGTTCAGGTGGAAGTTACCGACCAGGATGACATTGCTGATATCAGTTTGATTGTTAGGCAAAGCGACTATGATGAAAGCGATTACAATTTTGTACAGAGCAGTGCGATACTTCAAGGACAAGACACATTTATTACAGCTTTGTGTTTTCAGCCCGATAGTTTTTTAAGCTACCCCAGCAAAGTTGTTTTAGTTGCCATGGATAATAAATGCTATGAATCGGCTTTTGACACATTGGATTTTTACATCCGCTTTAACAGCTATTCCAATGCAGGAAGCGGCGGCAACGTGAGCATTCCAATCACACCTACATTGGGTAATTTAGCTTTATACAGCTACCTGGGAGGAAGTCCTAATCCCGGGGGTACCTGGCTTGATTTAGACAATTCAGGACTTATTAGCAACGGAATTTTCGATGCCAGTAGCATCAATTCGGATATTACTTATCGCGTTGCTTATATTGATCAACAACCCAATTATCCACCCGATACGGCTTATTTAACCTTGAATTTTGTCTATCCAAATTCAATTGAGGATCACTACAAGACCACAATTGAAGTGTATCCAAATCCTGCAAATGATGTCTTAACCATTTCTGTATTATCAGAGAATACCGCTTTTGAAATAGTTGACATTCAGGGTAGAAAAGTTAGATCAAAATTAATAAGCACGGAGCAGAATACAGTTAATACCGCAGGGTTGAAGGATGGGCTGTATTTCTATCAATGCCAAAACCAAAGAGGAAAATTCTTAATTCAGCGATAG
- the glmM gene encoding phosphoglucosamine mutase, translating into MALIKSISGIRGTIGGKPSENLTPIDIVLFTSAFGTILKREENAKTIIIGRDARPSGDMVSSIVASTLTGLGLNVIDLGISTTPTVEMAVANEKADGGIIITASHNPVQWNALKLLNGKGEFISGQLGEKVLQIAERADFDYADVMELGSFTYLPDYVDKHIAQILDLPLVDKALIASRNFKIVVDSVNSSGGIAIPRLLNALGLEVIKEINCQPTGFFAHNPEPLPENLKEISETMQKGNYDLGIVVDPDVDRLALICEDGSPFGEEYTLVAVSDYILQNTPGNTVSNMSSTRALRDITEKHGQSYAASAVGEVNVVEMMKETKAIIGGEGNGGIIYPELHYGRDALVGIALFLTHLAKFDKPVSALRASYPNYVISKNKIELTADLNVDEILKAVKNKYSDQKVSTIDGVKIDFENEWIHLRKSNTEPIIRIYAESNTIEKAEKLAESIMKEIRELSKSL; encoded by the coding sequence TTGGCACTTATAAAATCCATTTCAGGAATACGCGGAACCATTGGCGGTAAACCATCCGAAAACCTGACTCCAATCGATATTGTACTTTTTACTTCTGCATTTGGCACAATCTTAAAAAGAGAAGAAAACGCAAAAACCATCATTATTGGCAGAGATGCACGTCCTTCCGGCGATATGGTATCCAGCATAGTGGCTTCTACTTTGACCGGTTTGGGCTTAAATGTGATCGATCTTGGGATTTCCACTACGCCAACTGTGGAAATGGCGGTCGCCAATGAAAAAGCCGACGGAGGGATAATTATTACAGCAAGCCATAACCCTGTGCAATGGAATGCGCTCAAACTATTAAATGGGAAAGGGGAGTTCATTTCAGGCCAGCTTGGGGAAAAGGTTTTGCAAATAGCAGAAAGAGCAGATTTTGATTATGCCGATGTAATGGAGCTTGGTTCTTTCACATATCTGCCTGATTATGTTGATAAACACATTGCGCAAATCCTTGATTTACCTTTGGTCGATAAAGCACTCATTGCTTCAAGGAATTTCAAGATTGTCGTAGATTCCGTTAACTCTTCCGGGGGAATTGCGATTCCAAGATTATTAAATGCATTAGGCCTTGAAGTGATAAAAGAAATTAATTGTCAACCGACTGGGTTTTTTGCGCACAATCCTGAGCCATTGCCTGAAAACCTAAAAGAGATTTCAGAAACAATGCAAAAAGGCAATTACGATTTGGGAATTGTTGTTGACCCTGATGTGGATAGACTGGCACTTATTTGCGAAGATGGCTCTCCTTTTGGAGAAGAATACACCCTGGTGGCAGTTTCGGATTATATTTTGCAGAATACGCCGGGAAATACGGTTTCCAACATGTCGTCAACTCGTGCCTTGCGCGATATTACTGAAAAACATGGGCAATCTTATGCTGCTTCAGCCGTAGGAGAGGTAAATGTGGTTGAAATGATGAAAGAAACAAAGGCTATAATCGGTGGTGAAGGAAATGGCGGGATTATCTATCCCGAACTGCATTACGGCAGGGATGCCTTGGTAGGTATTGCTCTTTTTTTAACACATTTGGCTAAATTTGATAAGCCGGTAAGTGCATTGAGAGCATCTTATCCGAATTATGTGATATCAAAAAATAAAATTGAACTCACAGCGGATTTAAATGTTGATGAAATTCTGAAGGCCGTAAAAAATAAGTATTCGGATCAAAAAGTCAGTACTATTGATGGTGTCAAAATAGATTTCGAAAATGAATGGATCCATTTGAGAAAGTCAAATACAGAACCGATTATTCGAATTTATGCAGAATCAAATACGATTGAAAAGGCCGAAAAACTCGCCGAGAGTATTATGAAGGAGATAAGAGAATTGAGTAAATCTTTATAA
- a CDS encoding cysteine desulfurase, whose product MKVYLDNAATTPIDPQVIEAMMPYLREIYGNPSSTHAHGRMAKSALEKGRKRLANLINASPSEVFFTSGGTEADNTAICCTIRSKNIKHAITSPIEHHAVLHTLENEEKLGNVKLSKVNVDRNGNIDFEHLTNLVAQNPGSLISLMHANNEIGNLNPIEAIAQLSKEHNCYFHTDTVQTMGHYLKDVHKIGMDFMVGSAHKFHGPKGVGFLYVNKDLKISPFIQGGSQERNMRGGTENIAGIMGMIKALELACADIERHQAHVQGLKSRMMKKLKENIPEIEFNGNPEDERNSLYTVLNVCLPESDDNDMLLFNLDLAGISCSAGSACTSGSNLGSHVLTAIGANPNRGAVRFSFSKFNTVEEVDYAVEKLAEIYAPVTQ is encoded by the coding sequence ATGAAAGTATATTTAGACAATGCCGCAACCACTCCAATCGACCCGCAAGTCATAGAAGCGATGATGCCCTATTTAAGGGAGATTTACGGAAACCCATCTTCAACCCATGCACATGGAAGAATGGCAAAGTCAGCCCTTGAAAAGGGAAGAAAGCGTTTAGCTAATCTTATCAATGCCTCGCCTTCTGAAGTCTTTTTTACTTCAGGTGGAACCGAAGCCGATAATACGGCCATCTGTTGTACCATACGCTCTAAAAACATCAAACACGCAATCACCTCTCCGATAGAACATCATGCCGTTTTGCATACGCTGGAAAATGAAGAAAAGCTTGGAAATGTTAAGTTATCAAAAGTAAATGTGGACCGAAATGGCAACATTGACTTTGAGCATTTGACAAATCTTGTCGCGCAAAATCCGGGTTCATTGATATCGCTGATGCACGCCAATAACGAAATTGGAAATTTAAATCCAATTGAAGCCATTGCGCAATTGTCTAAAGAACATAATTGTTATTTTCATACGGATACGGTTCAAACAATGGGGCATTATTTAAAAGATGTCCATAAAATAGGCATGGATTTCATGGTTGGTTCTGCCCATAAATTTCATGGCCCAAAAGGAGTGGGATTTTTATACGTCAATAAGGATTTAAAAATTTCACCATTTATTCAGGGAGGCTCCCAGGAAAGAAACATGCGTGGGGGGACAGAAAACATTGCAGGAATCATGGGAATGATTAAGGCCCTGGAATTGGCATGCGCCGATATCGAAAGACATCAGGCACATGTACAGGGATTGAAGTCGAGGATGATGAAAAAACTAAAAGAGAACATTCCGGAAATTGAATTTAATGGCAATCCGGAGGATGAGAGGAACAGTTTGTATACCGTATTGAATGTATGTCTGCCCGAATCGGATGATAACGATATGTTGCTTTTTAATCTGGATCTTGCGGGAATATCCTGTTCTGCAGGCAGCGCCTGTACCAGCGGTTCAAATTTGGGCTCGCATGTATTAACCGCCATAGGTGCCAATCCCAACCGTGGGGCGGTCCGGTTTTCTTTCTCTAAATTCAATACAGTGGAAGAGGTGGATTATGCGGTTGAAAAACTGGCGGAAATTTACGCACCGGTCACTCAATAA
- a CDS encoding TIGR04282 family arsenosugar biosynthesis glycosyltransferase: MTDSALIVFLRKPEISKVKTRLARKIGDEKAMAIYNILVEKTYQESKNLNVDVLPFYTPEIPDSIPWINANSQIQKGDDLGECMRNAFEYVFAQGYKKAVIIGSDCFSLRHDILEKAFEELNENDFIIGPSEDGGYYLLGMKENNPDIFENIAWSREDVYAKTIEKIKGQKVKILDKLNDIDTFEDLQKEPALLNRVI, from the coding sequence ATGACTGATTCCGCATTAATTGTTTTTCTCCGAAAACCGGAAATATCTAAAGTAAAAACCAGGCTCGCCCGGAAAATTGGCGATGAAAAAGCAATGGCCATTTATAATATACTTGTTGAAAAAACATATCAGGAAAGTAAAAACCTTAATGTAGATGTATTGCCATTTTACACTCCGGAAATTCCAGATTCAATTCCCTGGATTAATGCAAATTCGCAAATTCAAAAAGGCGATGACTTGGGTGAATGCATGCGAAATGCCTTTGAATATGTTTTTGCACAAGGTTATAAAAAAGCTGTAATTATCGGCAGCGATTGCTTTTCCTTAAGACATGATATTCTTGAAAAAGCTTTTGAAGAATTAAATGAAAATGATTTTATCATTGGTCCATCTGAAGATGGTGGCTATTATCTTCTGGGAATGAAAGAAAACAATCCCGATATTTTTGAAAACATAGCATGGAGCAGGGAGGATGTATACGCGAAAACCATTGAAAAAATAAAAGGTCAGAAAGTTAAAATCCTTGACAAACTAAATGATATCGATACTTTTGAAGACCTTCAGAAAGAACCTGCGCTCCTTAATCGGGTTATATAG
- a CDS encoding rhodanese-like domain-containing protein, whose amino-acid sequence MLNTLLSNSVEQIDVEVLSKKIDKEDLIILDAREKNEFEVSHIQGAKYVGYDNFRKSAIMDMDKDKEVIVYCSVGYRSEKIGEKLEKMGFQNVKNLRGGIFEWKNKGFPVVNNQGDSTNKVHAFNKNWGIWLQNGEKIYD is encoded by the coding sequence ATGCTGAATACATTGCTTTCAAATTCAGTTGAGCAAATTGATGTTGAAGTGCTGAGCAAGAAAATAGACAAGGAGGATCTGATTATTCTCGACGCCCGCGAAAAAAATGAATTTGAAGTCAGCCACATTCAAGGTGCAAAATACGTTGGTTATGATAATTTCAGAAAGAGCGCCATTATGGACATGGATAAGGACAAAGAAGTGATCGTTTATTGTTCTGTGGGCTATAGGAGTGAAAAAATTGGTGAAAAACTGGAAAAGATGGGTTTCCAAAATGTAAAAAACCTCAGAGGTGGGATTTTCGAATGGAAAAACAAAGGCTTCCCTGTTGTCAATAATCAAGGCGACAGCACTAATAAGGTTCATGCTTTTAACAAAAACTGGGGTATTTGGTTACAAAACGGAGAAAAAATTTATGACTGA